In the genome of Myxococcus stipitatus, one region contains:
- the hisF gene encoding imidazole glycerol phosphate synthase subunit HisF has protein sequence MLTRRLIVCLDVKGGRVVKGVRFEGLRDMGDPVELALRYEREGADEVTFLDISASVEERETLWDLVRRTAERLFIPLTVGGGVRTVEDVGRALRAGADKVSINSAAVARPELLTECAERFGAQCVVASIDARRDGPRWRVHTHGGRKATDLEAVAWARECVARGAGEVLLTSIDQDGARSGYDLELTRAVADAVAVPVIASGGAGCAEHVREGLVRGGADAALVAGILHEGLTTVGAIKSLLLASGLPIRSTT, from the coding sequence ATGCTGACGCGACGACTCATCGTCTGTCTGGACGTGAAGGGCGGCCGGGTGGTGAAGGGCGTTCGCTTCGAGGGCCTCCGCGACATGGGCGACCCGGTGGAGCTGGCCCTGCGCTACGAGCGGGAGGGCGCGGACGAGGTGACGTTCCTCGACATCTCCGCGAGCGTCGAGGAGCGGGAGACACTCTGGGACCTGGTGCGGCGCACCGCGGAGCGGCTGTTCATCCCGCTCACCGTGGGCGGCGGCGTGCGCACGGTGGAGGACGTCGGCCGAGCGCTGCGTGCGGGCGCGGACAAGGTGAGCATCAACTCGGCGGCGGTGGCGCGCCCCGAGCTGCTCACGGAATGCGCGGAGCGGTTCGGCGCGCAGTGTGTGGTGGCGAGCATCGACGCGCGGCGGGATGGGCCTCGCTGGCGGGTGCACACCCATGGAGGGCGGAAGGCCACGGACCTGGAGGCGGTGGCCTGGGCGCGGGAGTGTGTGGCACGAGGCGCTGGCGAGGTCCTCCTCACCAGCATCGACCAGGACGGAGCCCGCTCGGGGTATGACCTGGAGCTGACTCGCGCGGTGGCGGATGCGGTGGCGGTGCCCGTGATTGCCTCCGGGGGCGCGGGTTGCGCCGAGCACGTCCGAGAGGGGCTCGTGCGAGGCGGCGCGGACGCCGCGCTGGTGGCGGGCATCCTCCACGAGGGGCTCACCACGGTAGGGGCCATCAAGTCGCTGCTCCTCGCGAGCGGCCTTCCGATTCGGAGCACGACATGA
- the hisN gene encoding histidinol-phosphatase, whose product MTSIQGLMQAATEVARKSGDVALGFFRGGIAVDTKSDGTPVTVADRTAEQTAREWLEARFPEDGILGEEFGETRPGAERRWILDPIDGTKTFIRGVPLWGTLVALAKGDRILVGAAYFPAVGELLVAAPGEGCFLNGSHTQVSRQADLSRAVVLCTDERFLTYPERGEAWRRLTREAAVSRTWGDCYGYLMVATGRAEVMVDELLSPWDAAALQPIIEEAGGVFSDWTGRRTSFGGSGIATNGLLAQAVRERLGATGGP is encoded by the coding sequence ATGACGAGTATCCAAGGACTGATGCAGGCGGCGACGGAAGTGGCGCGCAAGTCGGGCGACGTGGCGCTGGGGTTCTTCCGAGGAGGCATCGCGGTGGACACCAAGAGCGACGGCACCCCCGTCACCGTGGCGGACCGCACCGCGGAGCAGACGGCGCGCGAGTGGCTGGAGGCGCGTTTCCCAGAGGACGGAATCCTCGGCGAGGAGTTCGGGGAGACCCGGCCAGGGGCCGAGCGACGTTGGATTCTGGACCCTATCGACGGCACGAAGACCTTCATCCGGGGTGTCCCGCTGTGGGGCACGCTCGTGGCGCTGGCGAAGGGGGACCGCATCCTCGTGGGGGCCGCGTACTTCCCCGCGGTAGGGGAGCTGCTCGTCGCAGCGCCAGGGGAGGGGTGCTTCCTGAATGGCTCACACACGCAGGTGTCGCGGCAGGCGGACCTCTCGCGCGCCGTGGTGCTCTGCACGGATGAGCGCTTCCTCACGTATCCGGAGCGCGGCGAGGCCTGGCGGCGGCTCACGCGGGAAGCGGCCGTGTCCCGCACCTGGGGCGACTGCTACGGCTACCTGATGGTGGCCACCGGTCGCGCGGAGGTGATGGTGGACGAGCTGCTGTCTCCGTGGGACGCGGCGGCCCTCCAGCCCATCATCGAGGAAGCCGGCGGTGTCTTCTCCGACTGGACGGGCCGAAGGACCTCCTTCGGAGGAAGCGGCATCGCCACCAATGGGCTGCTGGCGCAGGCCGTTCGCGAGCGGCTGGGCGCGACAGGAGGCCCGTGA